In the genome of Rhizobium etli 8C-3, one region contains:
- a CDS encoding NAD-dependent epimerase/dehydratase family protein has product MTRILITGGCGFIGRHVAEELIENGYDVRILDALVDQVHADAEVAVPEGTEVIYGDVRDKDAVHAALADVEGVVHLAAEVGVGQSMYEVARYVGCNDLGTAVLLENMLGLPVKKIVVASSMSVYGEGLYQTADGRRLGHVRRKAGETKRGQWDPLGEDGDPLVPIATDEEKPVDLASIYALTKYAQERQVLILGEAYGLHAVALRLFNVFGAGQALSNPYTGVLANFGSRLANGQPPMIFEDGRQRRDFVHVRDVAVAFRLALEKPAAAGHVINIGSGHAYSISDVATLLADAMGVPEIRPDIMNKARSGDIRNCFADISKARELLGFEPKDRLENSLAPFADWIRQVGAIDRGVEMKRQLEERGLIS; this is encoded by the coding sequence ATGACGAGGATCTTGATCACGGGCGGGTGCGGCTTCATTGGTCGCCATGTCGCTGAAGAACTTATCGAAAACGGCTATGACGTGCGCATTCTTGATGCGCTCGTCGATCAGGTGCACGCCGATGCCGAGGTCGCGGTGCCGGAAGGCACAGAGGTCATCTACGGCGATGTGCGGGACAAGGACGCAGTGCATGCGGCGCTCGCCGATGTCGAGGGCGTGGTTCATCTTGCCGCCGAAGTCGGCGTGGGGCAGTCGATGTACGAGGTTGCCCGCTATGTCGGTTGCAACGACCTCGGAACTGCCGTTCTCCTCGAGAACATGCTCGGATTGCCGGTGAAAAAGATCGTCGTCGCTTCCTCGATGAGCGTCTATGGCGAAGGGCTTTACCAGACTGCGGATGGCCGAAGGCTCGGACACGTCCGGAGAAAGGCGGGTGAGACGAAACGCGGCCAATGGGATCCTCTTGGTGAGGATGGCGATCCCCTTGTTCCGATCGCGACGGATGAGGAGAAACCGGTCGATCTGGCGTCGATCTACGCTTTGACGAAATATGCGCAGGAAAGGCAGGTGCTGATCTTGGGCGAAGCTTACGGCCTGCATGCCGTTGCCCTGCGGCTTTTCAATGTCTTCGGCGCCGGGCAGGCACTTTCCAATCCGTATACGGGTGTGCTTGCGAATTTCGGTTCGCGTCTTGCCAACGGGCAACCGCCGATGATCTTCGAGGATGGAAGACAACGTCGCGATTTCGTCCACGTGCGAGACGTCGCGGTGGCTTTCCGCCTTGCGCTGGAGAAGCCAGCCGCCGCCGGCCATGTCATCAACATCGGCAGCGGCCATGCCTACTCGATTTCGGATGTTGCGACGCTTCTTGCTGATGCAATGGGTGTGCCGGAAATCCGCCCGGACATCATGAACAAGGCGCGCTCCGGAGACATCCGCAACTGCTTTGCCGACATTTCAAAAGCGCGCGAACTGCTCGGCTTCGAACCGAAGGATCGCCTTGAGAATTCGCTCGCGCCGTTTGCCGACTGGATCAGGCAGGTAGGGGCAATCGACCGCGGGGTCGAGATGAAGCGGCAACTGGAAGAGCGGGGCTTGATCTCATGA
- a CDS encoding MDR/zinc-dependent alcohol dehydrogenase-like family protein produces the protein MDTAHGSAPDVMHAAIVTGPGQLSVETRPLPEPLSGQVRVKLEGCGVCASNLTPWAGPEWMTFPTEPGGLGHEGWGSVDAIGEDVTGLHIGDRVAILSYHAYATHDIADAAMVVPLPEELDGQPFPGEPLGCAMNVFRRSNIENGKTVAIIGIGFLGSLLTQLATAAGARVIAISRRPYAVEVAARMGAAETVLMDDHWRIIESVQKLTDGKFCDCVIEAVGKQWPLDLAGELTKERGRLIIAGYHQDGPRQVNMQLWNWRGLDVINAHERDPAIYMQGIRDAIEAVRRGKIDPRSLYTHVYPLERLDEALDATRDRPDGFLKALVQYS, from the coding sequence ATGGATACTGCGCACGGATCCGCACCAGACGTTATGCATGCTGCAATTGTGACCGGCCCCGGACAATTGTCGGTCGAAACGCGCCCCCTGCCGGAGCCGCTTTCGGGCCAGGTCAGAGTCAAGTTGGAAGGATGCGGCGTCTGCGCGTCGAACCTGACGCCTTGGGCGGGACCCGAATGGATGACATTCCCGACTGAGCCCGGCGGTCTGGGTCACGAGGGCTGGGGAAGCGTCGATGCAATTGGTGAAGACGTCACAGGACTTCATATCGGAGACCGCGTCGCGATCCTCTCCTATCACGCCTATGCCACCCATGACATTGCCGACGCCGCCATGGTTGTGCCGCTGCCTGAGGAACTGGACGGTCAGCCATTTCCGGGCGAGCCACTTGGGTGCGCCATGAACGTCTTTCGCCGTTCCAACATCGAAAACGGCAAGACGGTCGCCATCATCGGCATCGGCTTTCTCGGTTCGCTGCTCACCCAACTCGCAACGGCAGCGGGAGCGCGCGTGATCGCGATCTCGCGACGCCCTTACGCCGTGGAAGTCGCTGCACGGATGGGGGCGGCCGAGACCGTCTTAATGGACGATCACTGGCGCATCATCGAAAGCGTCCAAAAGCTGACGGATGGAAAATTCTGTGATTGCGTGATCGAAGCCGTCGGCAAGCAGTGGCCACTCGATCTTGCTGGCGAACTGACAAAGGAGCGTGGGCGGCTGATCATTGCCGGGTACCACCAGGACGGTCCCCGACAGGTCAACATGCAGCTCTGGAACTGGCGCGGACTTGACGTCATCAACGCCCACGAGCGTGACCCAGCCATCTACATGCAGGGCATCCGCGACGCGATAGAGGCTGTGCGACGCGGAAAGATCGATCCCCGATCGCTCTATACGCACGTCTATCCTCTAGAAAGGCTGGACGAGGCTCTTGACGCAACGCGCGACCGCCCCGACGGCTTCCTTAAGGCATTGGTGCAATATTCATGA
- a CDS encoding Gfo/Idh/MocA family protein yields the protein MNGIVSRQGAAVTAKPLKLGFLGVGWIGRHRMKAICDSGLGEAVAIADPSEEMAREAKAIAPGARIAADLDDLLCEHLDGLVIATPSANHAAQSIRALEAGIPVFCQKPLGRTASEVKAVIDASRAADRLLGVDLSYRHTKGMQKIRELIRANALGKVFATDLTFHNAYGPDKPWFYDRSLSGGGCLIDLGVHLVDLALWSLDFPSVKTVTSRLRAGGKRLGQAGGQVEDFATATLTLEGDEVVRLTCSWRLQAGCEAIIGAEFFGTEGGASFRNVDGSFYDFTADKLLGTSRKNLVQPPDEWGGRAAVDWARKLAREPGHDSACEEFLAVAEVIDRIYHGEE from the coding sequence ATGAACGGGATCGTTTCAAGGCAAGGTGCGGCAGTCACCGCCAAGCCGCTGAAGCTCGGCTTTCTGGGCGTTGGATGGATTGGTCGTCACCGGATGAAGGCAATTTGCGACAGCGGCCTCGGCGAGGCTGTCGCCATTGCCGATCCTTCCGAGGAGATGGCGCGAGAAGCCAAGGCGATAGCACCCGGGGCCAGGATCGCAGCCGACCTTGACGATTTGCTTTGCGAGCACCTGGACGGCCTGGTGATTGCGACACCGAGCGCAAACCACGCCGCACAATCCATTCGCGCCCTTGAAGCAGGTATTCCCGTCTTTTGCCAGAAACCGCTGGGACGGACGGCGTCCGAGGTGAAGGCCGTCATCGATGCGTCCAGGGCAGCCGACAGGCTCCTCGGTGTCGATCTATCCTATCGGCACACGAAAGGCATGCAAAAGATTCGGGAGCTCATTCGCGCAAACGCGCTCGGAAAGGTGTTCGCAACAGACCTGACCTTCCATAATGCCTACGGTCCCGACAAGCCATGGTTCTATGACAGAAGCCTTTCCGGCGGCGGCTGCCTCATCGATCTCGGCGTCCACCTTGTAGACTTGGCCCTATGGAGTCTCGATTTTCCGTCTGTCAAAACCGTCACGAGCCGGTTGAGAGCGGGTGGGAAACGGCTGGGGCAGGCAGGCGGCCAGGTCGAAGACTTCGCAACTGCTACGCTGACGCTTGAAGGCGACGAAGTCGTGCGGCTGACATGCTCCTGGCGGCTTCAGGCGGGCTGTGAGGCGATCATCGGTGCTGAATTTTTCGGAACCGAGGGGGGGGCTTCCTTCAGAAATGTCGACGGCTCGTTCTACGACTTCACCGCAGACAAGCTGCTGGGCACCTCGCGTAAAAACCTTGTCCAGCCTCCCGACGAATGGGGCGGACGGGCTGCCGTGGACTGGGCAAGGAAGCTGGCCCGGGAACCTGGCCATGATAGCGCTTGCGAGGAATTCCTGGCGGTCGCCGAAGTAATCGACCGCATCTACCATGGCGAGGAATGA
- a CDS encoding DUF1003 domain-containing protein, whose product MSTSPAANSANVSRRLDRNIETLLRRRQAEERSAPLQDRVAGEITRFAGSMNFVYFHAVVFGAWILANVGLLPFIPEFDPSLVILAMVASVEAIFISTFVLISQNRMAEADDKRSDLNLQISLLAEHEATQLLMIVAAIAEKLGVEVEQTAEIEELKEDVAPEEVLDTIEEKARNGL is encoded by the coding sequence ATGTCGACCTCGCCAGCAGCAAACTCGGCAAATGTCTCGCGACGCCTTGACCGCAATATCGAGACGCTTCTTCGACGGCGGCAGGCCGAGGAACGGAGTGCTCCGTTGCAGGATCGGGTGGCCGGCGAAATTACCCGTTTCGCCGGTTCGATGAATTTCGTCTACTTTCATGCGGTCGTCTTCGGCGCCTGGATTCTCGCCAATGTCGGCTTGCTTCCCTTCATCCCGGAATTCGATCCGTCCCTTGTGATCCTTGCCATGGTTGCCTCCGTCGAGGCGATCTTCATCTCGACATTCGTTCTGATCAGTCAGAACAGAATGGCCGAGGCCGATGACAAGCGATCCGATCTGAACCTCCAGATTTCGCTTCTGGCCGAACATGAGGCGACACAACTTCTCATGATCGTGGCGGCAATTGCCGAAAAGCTTGGCGTTGAGGTCGAGCAGACTGCGGAAATCGAAGAACTGAAAGAAGACGTCGCCCCGGAGGAGGTTCTCGACACGATTGAAGAAAAGGCCAGAAACGGACTGTAG
- a CDS encoding MbcA/ParS/Xre antitoxin family protein: MLRTRRTEERDESGLQRLDPDRFAPASRKRLSAPALRTFLAIADLWGLNEEQRLLVLGYPSRSTYHNWAKQAREHGAFTLDVDTLTRISAVLGIHQALGILFPDERAGLAWLRTPHDALVFGGHPPLSVVTSGTQDGLMTVRRFLDAARGGIYMHPNTLDERFAPYEDGDIVFR, encoded by the coding sequence ATGTTGCGTACGCGCCGCACAGAGGAACGAGACGAGAGTGGCCTGCAGCGCCTGGACCCGGACCGATTTGCTCCCGCAAGCCGCAAAAGGCTGAGCGCGCCGGCCCTGCGAACCTTTCTGGCGATCGCCGACCTCTGGGGCCTGAACGAAGAGCAGCGTTTGCTTGTACTGGGCTACCCGTCTCGGTCCACCTATCACAACTGGGCCAAGCAAGCGCGCGAACATGGTGCCTTCACGCTGGACGTCGATACCCTCACTCGAATCTCGGCCGTGCTCGGTATTCATCAGGCGCTTGGAATCCTGTTTCCCGACGAACGCGCCGGCCTCGCGTGGCTGCGGACGCCGCATGATGCGCTTGTTTTCGGCGGCCATCCTCCACTCAGCGTTGTCACGAGCGGAACCCAAGACGGGCTGATGACCGTTCGTCGGTTCCTCGATGCGGCAAGGGGTGGCATCTACATGCATCCGAACACCCTGGATGAAAGATTTGCGCCGTACGAAGACGGGGACATCGTCTTCCGGTGA
- a CDS encoding RES family NAD+ phosphorylase, with the protein MSDRVAKAPRPAYRLIPSQFPPIGLFDTVATTADLEAVMELAGWTNDRLVADRIQRLSKGEWVYGMPNSSIVMAAFLHVAPGGMRFNGPDLGAWYAADDLRTAAAEVGHHLRREAVARGVATMTRTYRSYSAILLGDYLDIRGEQALRPEIYDGTSYTASQALGEQVRSNGGAGIVYDSLRRRAGVNIVAHRARNIREVVQADHFEITVSAADRRIDVRRLAA; encoded by the coding sequence GTGAGTGATCGTGTTGCAAAGGCGCCGCGTCCTGCCTACCGGCTGATCCCATCGCAATTCCCGCCGATCGGACTTTTTGATACCGTTGCGACGACGGCCGATCTCGAAGCCGTGATGGAGCTCGCCGGCTGGACCAATGACCGTCTCGTTGCAGACCGCATCCAACGGCTTTCCAAGGGCGAATGGGTCTATGGCATGCCCAATTCCAGCATTGTGATGGCGGCATTTTTGCATGTTGCGCCGGGCGGCATGCGATTTAACGGTCCCGATCTCGGCGCGTGGTATGCTGCCGACGATCTCCGTACAGCCGCAGCCGAGGTTGGTCATCATCTTCGGCGTGAAGCTGTTGCGCGCGGCGTGGCGACGATGACGCGCACCTATAGAAGCTACTCGGCCATCCTGCTTGGCGATTACCTCGACATTCGTGGAGAACAGGCACTGCGGCCCGAGATCTATGACGGCACCAGCTACACGGCTTCGCAGGCCCTTGGTGAGCAGGTTCGTTCGAACGGCGGGGCCGGCATAGTCTATGACAGCCTGCGGCGCAGAGCCGGCGTGAACATTGTCGCACACCGGGCGCGAAACATTCGTGAGGTTGTGCAGGCCGACCACTTCGAGATTACCGTGTCTGCCGCCGATCGGCGTATCGATGTGCGAAGGCTAGCGGCCTAG
- a CDS encoding GntR family transcriptional regulator, which translates to MTQSLVDREDPRPLHKQVYEALLTSIRNGKLPLRGKLPSERELVDLFDVSRITIRHAIRELVQQGVVTSQPGKGLYVAEHSGGFELQVLKSFTATAISNGRVPGHRLIEARVLRAPLEISRPLFLPPGADVVVLSRLRLLDEIPVVIQTDWLPAARVPGLLDLDWTIGNRSLYAELRQHHHIHPSRGQTTLSARLASREEAEMLDLHSPAAVLTVDQIAFDSRNRPVNLTALVHHPERYPLTLAQSESGDIAQY; encoded by the coding sequence ATGACTCAAAGTCTGGTGGACCGCGAAGATCCCCGGCCGCTTCACAAGCAGGTTTACGAAGCGCTTTTGACCTCGATCCGGAACGGCAAGCTGCCCTTGAGAGGGAAACTACCCTCGGAACGCGAATTAGTTGATCTTTTCGACGTCAGCCGCATCACGATTCGACACGCAATACGCGAGCTGGTCCAGCAAGGCGTGGTGACGAGCCAGCCGGGCAAGGGGCTTTATGTTGCAGAACACAGCGGCGGCTTCGAACTGCAGGTTCTCAAGAGCTTCACAGCCACGGCCATTTCGAACGGCCGGGTTCCTGGACATCGCCTGATAGAGGCACGTGTTCTTCGCGCGCCGCTGGAGATCAGCCGGCCGCTTTTCCTGCCGCCGGGCGCAGATGTCGTCGTGCTCTCAAGATTGCGCTTGCTTGATGAGATCCCGGTCGTCATCCAGACCGATTGGCTGCCGGCGGCCCGCGTTCCTGGGCTTCTGGATCTCGATTGGACGATCGGCAACCGTTCTCTCTATGCGGAGCTTCGCCAGCACCATCACATCCATCCATCGCGCGGACAGACAACGCTGAGTGCGCGTCTCGCCTCTCGCGAGGAAGCAGAGATGCTGGACCTGCATTCGCCCGCGGCCGTCCTGACTGTCGATCAGATCGCATTCGACAGCCGAAACCGGCCGGTGAACCTCACGGCCCTTGTGCATCACCCGGAGCGCTATCCCCTGACGCTTGCGCAATCTGAAAGCGGCGATATCGCGCAGTACTGA
- a CDS encoding ABC transporter substrate-binding protein, whose protein sequence is MLKRSLAALAVSVGIWTGNAHAEAISVFCSPTEFELCTTVANAWKEKTGNEAKINKMPALLDDAIPLYQQLLASKSKDIDVLFLDVIWLGMFKNNLLDLKTLVPQADQDKHFASTLGAAKLDGKLVAMPAYMDVGLMYYRKDLLEKYGKQPPKTWDELAASAKEIQDKERAAGNGEMWGYAWQAKSYEGLTCDAIELIASNGGGTIISDDGKVTIDNPQAAEAIEKAKGWIGSISPEGVLNYDEEASRAIFESGNAVFHRNWPYVWGTSHQKGSAVIDKVGVMPLPVGKEGQKSSGCLGPMYYGVSKFSAKPEIAADFVNFITASEMQKMRAIEAAYNPSIQALYSDADVLAKLPFLKDNQQAFADSASRPSGYTGTSYNRVSQAFYRSVHDMLSGGGDIKGGLSALAARLEKLKESR, encoded by the coding sequence ATGTTGAAGAGAAGTCTTGCTGCCTTAGCCGTCTCCGTCGGCATCTGGACCGGCAACGCCCATGCCGAAGCCATTTCCGTATTCTGCTCGCCCACCGAGTTCGAGCTTTGCACAACGGTCGCCAATGCCTGGAAGGAAAAGACCGGCAACGAGGCGAAGATCAACAAGATGCCGGCTTTGCTGGATGATGCCATCCCGCTTTACCAGCAGCTGCTGGCCTCGAAATCCAAGGACATCGACGTCCTGTTCCTGGACGTCATCTGGCTCGGCATGTTCAAGAACAACCTGCTCGACCTGAAGACCCTGGTGCCGCAGGCAGACCAAGACAAGCATTTCGCCTCGACGCTCGGCGCAGCCAAGCTTGACGGCAAACTGGTCGCCATGCCCGCCTACATGGATGTCGGGCTGATGTATTATCGCAAGGACCTTCTGGAGAAATATGGCAAGCAGCCGCCCAAGACATGGGACGAGCTGGCGGCCAGCGCCAAGGAAATCCAGGACAAGGAACGCGCCGCCGGCAATGGCGAGATGTGGGGCTATGCCTGGCAGGCCAAGAGCTACGAAGGCCTGACCTGCGACGCCATCGAACTGATCGCCTCGAACGGCGGCGGCACGATTATCTCCGACGACGGCAAGGTGACGATCGACAATCCGCAGGCTGCCGAAGCGATAGAGAAGGCCAAAGGCTGGATCGGCAGCATCAGCCCGGAAGGCGTGCTGAATTACGACGAGGAAGCCTCCCGTGCAATCTTCGAGTCGGGAAACGCCGTCTTCCATCGCAACTGGCCCTATGTGTGGGGAACGAGCCACCAGAAAGGCAGTGCCGTCATCGACAAGGTCGGCGTGATGCCGCTTCCCGTCGGCAAGGAGGGCCAAAAGTCGAGCGGCTGCCTCGGCCCGATGTATTACGGCGTTTCCAAGTTCAGCGCCAAGCCTGAGATTGCAGCCGATTTCGTCAACTTCATCACCGCTTCGGAAATGCAGAAGATGCGAGCGATCGAGGCGGCCTACAACCCGTCGATCCAGGCCCTTTACAGCGATGCGGACGTCCTTGCCAAATTGCCCTTCCTCAAGGACAACCAGCAGGCTTTCGCAGATAGTGCAAGCAGACCCTCAGGCTATACCGGCACGAGCTACAACCGCGTTTCGCAAGCCTTTTATCGTTCGGTCCACGACATGCTTTCGGGCGGCGGCGATATCAAGGGCGGGCTGAGCGCCCTTGCAGCACGCCTTGAGAAGCTGAAGGAGAGCCGTTGA
- a CDS encoding ABC transporter ATP-binding protein, which produces MASVSLDSVSKSYGTHSVIEDVDLGIRDGEFIVFVGPSGCGKSTLLRIVAGLVSPTKGAVSIGGDDVTDVPASKRGVAFVFQSYALYPHMSVARNIGFALETLGLARTAISDKVLAVARMLKVDHLLDRRPRELSGGQRQRVAIGRALVRQPEIFLFDEPLSNLDSDLRMEMRMEIAKLHDELKTTMIYVTHDQSEAMTLADRIVVLNHGRIEQVGTPQTLYHAPDNRFVASFIGSPRMNFLSVSMQDAAGGKVIAGPGGLSVDAGFLSSDAAAATIGVRPEALTIAADGAGRISGVLERVEDLGHEHFAYCRITEEVVWVIRVTVPPARETIGRRIGLRFADEAVFVFDATDRRIPHVRAAATPARAAEQ; this is translated from the coding sequence ATGGCATCGGTTTCACTGGACTCCGTTTCAAAAAGCTATGGCACGCATTCCGTGATCGAGGATGTCGATCTCGGGATCAGGGACGGCGAGTTCATCGTCTTCGTCGGCCCGTCGGGATGCGGCAAGTCTACGTTGCTGCGTATCGTCGCCGGCCTGGTGTCTCCGACAAAGGGCGCCGTCAGCATCGGCGGCGACGATGTTACCGACGTTCCCGCCTCCAAGAGGGGCGTTGCCTTTGTCTTCCAATCCTATGCGCTCTATCCGCACATGAGCGTTGCCCGCAATATCGGCTTTGCACTTGAAACGCTCGGTCTTGCGCGGACCGCCATCAGCGACAAGGTGCTTGCCGTTGCAAGAATGCTCAAGGTCGATCATCTGCTGGATCGCCGTCCGAGAGAGCTGTCCGGCGGCCAGCGCCAGCGTGTTGCGATCGGCCGGGCGCTGGTCCGTCAGCCTGAGATCTTTCTTTTCGACGAGCCGCTTTCGAACCTCGATTCGGATCTGCGCATGGAGATGCGCATGGAGATCGCCAAGCTCCACGACGAACTCAAGACGACGATGATCTATGTGACGCACGATCAGTCGGAAGCCATGACGCTCGCCGACAGGATCGTTGTCCTCAATCACGGCCGCATCGAGCAGGTGGGCACGCCGCAAACCCTTTACCACGCGCCAGACAACCGCTTCGTGGCAAGCTTCATCGGAAGCCCGCGGATGAATTTCTTGTCCGTTTCCATGCAAGATGCCGCCGGGGGCAAGGTGATCGCAGGCCCCGGTGGACTTTCTGTTGACGCCGGATTTCTCAGTTCCGATGCAGCGGCAGCGACCATCGGCGTCAGGCCGGAAGCCCTGACCATCGCAGCCGACGGCGCCGGGCGCATATCCGGCGTCCTGGAGCGCGTCGAGGATCTCGGGCATGAGCATTTTGCCTATTGCCGCATTACAGAAGAGGTCGTGTGGGTGATCCGTGTGACTGTTCCGCCTGCCAGGGAAACGATCGGCCGGCGGATCGGGTTGAGGTTTGCTGACGAGGCGGTTTTCGTCTTCGACGCGACGGACCGGCGGATCCCGCACGTAAGAGCGGCTGCCACTCCCGCAAGGGCAGCAGAGCAATGA
- a CDS encoding carbohydrate ABC transporter permease has product MSARLARRDHVAAWLFLVPVIIVMLLVAVWPLARTFFFAFTDAYLDDPSTYSMVGIDNFLDVINDRSWWVAVRNTIVFTVISVAIETVLGLAIALLINEAIPGRGMVRAAILVPWAIPVVVSAKIWEWMLNDQFGVLNKILIGLGFIDHGIAWTASSSLIMGVIIFADVWMTTPFMVLLILAGLQLISPEIFEAAEVDGVPAWKRFWSITLPMLRPAIGVAVLFRVLDALRMFDLAYVMAASNENVMTVSIYARDRLISFQELGVGSAASTWVFLLVALAAIIIIGALRLDRASGELTK; this is encoded by the coding sequence ATGAGTGCGCGTCTGGCACGCCGCGACCACGTAGCCGCGTGGCTTTTTCTCGTCCCCGTCATCATCGTGATGCTGCTCGTGGCAGTATGGCCGCTGGCGCGGACCTTCTTCTTTGCCTTCACCGATGCCTATCTTGATGATCCTTCGACCTATTCCATGGTCGGGATCGACAATTTCCTCGACGTCATCAACGACAGAAGCTGGTGGGTGGCCGTCAGGAACACGATCGTCTTCACGGTCATTTCGGTTGCGATCGAAACCGTTCTCGGCCTTGCGATTGCGCTCTTGATCAACGAGGCCATCCCTGGACGGGGGATGGTGCGTGCCGCCATCCTCGTCCCTTGGGCGATCCCTGTCGTCGTTTCCGCGAAAATCTGGGAATGGATGCTGAACGACCAGTTCGGGGTGCTCAACAAGATCCTGATCGGACTGGGCTTTATCGATCACGGAATTGCCTGGACGGCGAGCAGCTCGCTGATCATGGGCGTCATCATTTTTGCCGACGTGTGGATGACGACGCCTTTCATGGTCCTGCTGATCCTCGCCGGACTGCAGCTTATTTCGCCGGAGATATTCGAAGCTGCAGAGGTAGACGGCGTTCCGGCATGGAAGCGCTTCTGGTCGATCACCTTGCCGATGCTCCGGCCGGCGATCGGCGTGGCCGTGCTCTTTCGCGTGCTCGATGCGCTTCGGATGTTCGACCTTGCCTATGTCATGGCTGCCAGCAATGAGAACGTCATGACCGTGTCGATCTACGCGCGTGACAGGCTCATCAGCTTCCAGGAGCTGGGTGTCGGCTCGGCCGCATCGACATGGGTGTTCCTCTTGGTGGCGCTCGCCGCCATCATCATCATCGGCGCGCTGCGTCTTGATCGGGCAAGCGGGGAGCTGACGAAATGA
- a CDS encoding carbohydrate ABC transporter permease, which translates to MTDIALYRTVRKPATYYRVRRRIVRLLQSAALLLVLLYTLFPYYWAFVSSTKQGAALYRAALVPALDFTYYRQLIDNPVFMGSLLNSAYVAVATTFLSLFIGLSAAYALGRIDFPQRRALLMIILMISIFPQVVVLSGMFELINWMGLFNRPSALVLTYLLSTVPFTTWVLTTFIREFPRELEEAAIIDGCSHFRILMKILLPLMGPSLASTGILAFILAWNEFLFALTFTLTDENRTVPVAIGLIAGNSRYEYPFGQIMAASVTVTLPLILVVLFFQRRIVAGLTAGAVKG; encoded by the coding sequence ATGACGGATATTGCACTCTACAGAACGGTTCGCAAACCTGCCACCTATTACCGGGTGCGGCGACGCATCGTGAGGCTGCTTCAGTCCGCAGCGCTCCTGCTCGTTTTGCTCTACACGCTTTTCCCCTACTATTGGGCTTTCGTGTCTTCGACGAAACAGGGCGCAGCCCTCTACCGGGCTGCGCTCGTTCCTGCACTCGATTTCACCTACTACCGGCAGCTGATCGACAATCCGGTCTTCATGGGTTCGCTGCTTAATTCCGCCTATGTCGCGGTGGCGACGACGTTCCTGTCGCTCTTCATCGGCCTCAGTGCCGCTTATGCTCTCGGGCGGATCGATTTTCCACAGCGCCGTGCATTGCTGATGATCATCCTGATGATCTCGATCTTTCCGCAGGTCGTCGTTCTCTCCGGCATGTTCGAGCTGATCAACTGGATGGGCTTGTTCAACCGTCCAAGCGCGCTGGTGCTGACCTATCTTCTCTCGACAGTGCCGTTTACGACCTGGGTTCTCACGACCTTCATCCGCGAATTTCCACGTGAGCTGGAAGAAGCGGCAATCATCGACGGATGCTCGCATTTTCGCATTCTGATGAAGATCCTGCTGCCGCTGATGGGTCCGTCGCTTGCCAGCACCGGCATTTTGGCCTTTATCCTGGCGTGGAACGAGTTCCTCTTCGCCCTCACTTTCACTTTGACGGACGAGAACCGAACGGTGCCGGTTGCAATCGGCCTCATTGCCGGAAACAGCCGCTACGAATATCCCTTCGGCCAGATCATGGCGGCCTCGGTGACCGTCACCCTCCCCCTCATCTTGGTGGTGCTTTTCTTCCAGCGCCGCATCGTTGCGGGCCTGACGGCAGGCGCGGTCAAGGGATGA
- a CDS encoding GNAT family N-acetyltransferase, which translates to MDMLVKLYELKPDHALDKRLADQDILIRRMLAPELKALTSWIEPRFGAGWASEATVAAMRQPPSCFVAVRGGELIGFACHEATAKGFFGPTGVDVSARGHGVGQALLIATLLDMHAQGYAYGVIGGAGPMEFYRRSVGAIPIEGSVPGIYRDMLPIAKPSEVSESEKTPTEMQR; encoded by the coding sequence ATGGACATGCTGGTAAAACTCTACGAACTTAAACCCGATCACGCGCTGGACAAGCGTTTGGCAGATCAGGACATCCTGATCCGTCGGATGCTTGCACCCGAGCTCAAAGCGCTGACATCGTGGATCGAGCCGCGCTTTGGCGCCGGATGGGCATCGGAGGCGACCGTGGCGGCAATGCGCCAGCCGCCGTCGTGCTTTGTTGCGGTCAGGGGCGGCGAGCTCATCGGCTTTGCTTGCCACGAGGCGACGGCCAAAGGTTTCTTCGGGCCGACAGGCGTGGATGTTTCTGCCCGCGGCCATGGCGTCGGTCAGGCCTTGCTGATTGCCACCCTGCTCGACATGCACGCCCAGGGCTACGCCTATGGCGTCATTGGCGGCGCCGGCCCGATGGAGTTTTATCGCCGCAGCGTGGGCGCGATCCCGATCGAAGGTTCTGTTCCGGGAATTTATCGCGACATGCTTCCGATAGCCAAGCCAAGCGAAGTCTCCGAATCTGAAAAAACGCCAACCGAAATGCAGCGATGA